A single window of Xiphophorus hellerii strain 12219 chromosome 12, Xiphophorus_hellerii-4.1, whole genome shotgun sequence DNA harbors:
- the znf608 gene encoding zinc finger protein 608 isoform X2, with protein sequence MKRFLSAEENGEPLTDCRELSHNLTASSSSSSSSSAHRHAALSSLQTRGPGGGSEPRRSALKRSRGGQEGRADPEEAAAADHPAAPGFVVQRRLQPQGRGVGGAEGVEMISAAGRDADGNNNSSSISEPPAGKVKEERKGKNLIRGWKRDRDAAAPPARIRKEKSGDDGASPPPAAFLPEHHLGPGTDSRIPAGDSSTITGGSGKTAADCGVKSGGGAIVVRRLHDEPPAAKKHRGAEKMDPMFTVPAPPAPGHPGAPGSSLPSVPSFSSPALPTSNPKPLTVRTRSVGTNTQDGGAPGPADGDPASLGPCQPGTSVNLEGIVWHETEEGVLVVNVTWRKRTYVGTLLDCTKHDWAPPRFCESPCSDPEFPGSRGRGKRMRMAMSERPCIEPSHATKVRGLPHHRSRGGGVAGSIHSKGRRGSLNLINSNGRAPPSFFTVDDVKATNVTSSIPAGKRKNKPPADLDLSLVSSDDIKNGNGKRIRAKSRSAPSTPLGKSDPSFMDPGGGCASSPPPPILIDCPHPNCTKRYKHINGLRYHQTHAHLEAEEQRKPELGHSKDGDGEDRLSDCEDNIGNLTYEPPENSTNIHSSSKKPTPLYKVTTVGSPKNRRLLLSTDHSPSANSKTRRTSLLKDGLIDDLSNLPIISNMTVVLENCMIPDRSTSVEMPKLEAEGLIDKKGGASDKGKKANGKVEKLSKSRTNRPIAPAPAPPKLIAIPNTTYPTSTADVAPPQQSSPVAAIGLTSKNLSLKPIKPKLSIVVEPNLVKATMVTCKETRKKEKRKIKDKHNKEPANRTPNGDSTVIKVEDVGIGLKGGIKEISGSLLKEHLSKQDVMNGLSESQESRMASIRAEADKVYTFTDNAPSPSIGGSSRLDSSLAADGGSKNDSPAYSDISDAGDDGGSSECRSDGLRSKSSSSSSSEVSSNSNYANSSKTPPTALKEPQSPYYHGYDPYYLQGYMQPDRQSSGAVAFHKISPHDSKGKDRKEDIKDDDKNSSHEFSDPKKGDGPPQSQLQLAMSQTQTALAQSLYYGQYSRGLYMDQKLLLASKCCDQTLTAKQRGQGLRDTEDVKHMVGVSASGVLLGKGPDGAKGCCAKPVLSYVEMSERGERGQSLGVKVVHSGIVDQHQVSMKDCDDIKSPSSSSSSSSLHNPNSQTDLDSNVSFSSSPDGPAWAHRLALSKYSELQSQHGENVEEGEAGSGKEWGATVEPAGAKMTSGGVDAKKPRAHGLQDFPPVTDTEDSDRQEGLEDQDQEPTGGLSEESHSTRAAVSPPMNPQQPYIQYQHTSYSPYLAMCEGSGGSYRGVSPTLVHNYPGFHYPLYGKTAGREEAEVTPPGRGEPASNKLIGDSSSSSSSSSVELLQQPSHHFHGKSPAPGEKGSPEEDRDIERERNHLSFARHLHTHHHTHLGLSSRSLVSSQQVSGHSSADSEGKK encoded by the exons ATGAAACGCTTCCTGAGCGCTGAGGAGAATGGAGAGCCGCTGACAGACTGCAGGGAGCTGTCACACAACCTCAccgcctcctcttcctcctcctcctcctcctcagcccACAGACACGCGGCCCTGTCCTCGCTCCAGACCCGGGGACCAGGCGGCGGGTCGGAGCCGAGGAGATCCGCGCTGAAACGCAGCCGAGGCGGCCAGGAAGGACGAGCGGACCCggaggaggcggcggcggcggatCATCCAGCGGCTCCGGGGTTCGTCGTTCAGCGGCGGCTGCAGCCTCAAGGACGCGGCGTCGGAGGAGCGGAAGGTGTGGAGATGATTTCAGCGGCCGGAAGGGACGCGGACGGGaacaataacagcagcagcatctctgAGCCTCCTGCGGGCAAAGTCAAGGAGGAGCGGAAGGGGAAGAACCTGATCCGGGGCTGGAAGAGGGACCGGGACGCCGCCGCTCCTCCCGCCCGGATCAGGAAGGAGAAGTCCGGCGACGATGGCGCGTCTCCTCCGCCTGCCGCCTTCCTGCCGGAGCATCACCTGGGACCCGGAACCGACTCCCGGATCCCCGCGGGAGACAGCAGCACCATCACCGGAGGCTCCGGGAAAACAGCGGCGGACTGTGGAGTAAAGAGCGGCGGAGGAGCTATTGTTGTCCGGCGGCTGCACGACGAGCCTCCGGCGGCCAAGAAACACAGAGGAGCCGAGAAG atggACCCCATGTTCACAGTCCCAGCCCCCCCGGCTCCAGGCCACCCCGGGGCCCCCGGATCCTCCCTGCCCTCGGTCCCCTCGTTCTCTTCTCCGGCCCTGCCCACTTCCAACCCCAAGCCTCTAACGGTCCGGACGCGGTCCGTCGGCACCAACACGCAGGACGGAGGCGCTCCGGGCCCGGCGGACGGGGACCCGGCCTCCTTGGGGCCCTGTCAGCCCGGAACCAGCGTCAACCTGGAGGGAATCGTCTGGCACGAGACGGAAGAAG GTGTGCTGGTGGTGAACGTTACCTGGAGGAAGAGAACCTACGTGGGAACTCTGCTGGACTGCACCAAACACGACTGGGCTCCTCCGAG GTTTTGTGAGTCTCCTTGCAGTGATCCAGAATTCCCCGGCAGCCGCGGACGAGGGAAAAGAATGAGAATGGCCATGTCTGAGCGGCCCTGCATAGAGCCGTCCCATGCCACTAAAGTCAGAGGTCTTCCACACCACCGGAGCCGAGGAGGCGGCGTAGCGGGATCCATCCACAGCAAAGGACGGAGGGGCAGCCTGAACCTCATCAACAGCAACGGCAGAGCACCTCCTTCCTTCTTCACGGTCGATGATGTTAAAGCCACCAACGTAACCTCCTCTATTCCTGCCGGGAAGCGAAAGAACAAACCACCAGCCGACTTGGACCTAAGTCTTGTTTCCTCGGACGACATTAAAAACGGGAATGGGAAGAGGATCCGAGCGAAATCCCGGAGCGCCCCTTCGACGCCTTTGGGCAAATCGGACCCATCTTTCATGGATCCAGGAGGAGGCTGCGCTTCCTCTCCTCCCCCGCCCATTCTCATCGACTGCCCGCATCCAAACTGCACTAAACGCTACAAGCACATCAATGGCCTGCGCTACCACCAGACACACGCACACCTGGAGGCGGAGGAGCAGAGGAAGCCTGAGCTGGGACACTCAAAGGACGGAGACGGTGAGGATCGACTATCAGACTGCGAGGACAACATCGGCAACTTGACGTATGAGCCCCCAGAGAACAGCACAAACATTCACAGCTCCTCCAAGAAACCCACTCCTCTCTACAAGGTGACTACGGTGGGGTCACCTAAGAACAGACGGTTACTCCTCAGTACGGACCACAGTCCATCCGCCAACTCCAAAACCAGAAGAACCTCACTCCTGAAAGACGGTCTGATTGATGACCTCAGCAATCTGCCTATCATTTCCAACATGACTGTGGTTTTAGAGAACTGCATGATCCCAGACAGAAGCACGTCTGTAGAGATGCCGAAACTGGAAGCAGAAGGACTGATTGATAAAAAGGGAGGAGCATCTGATAAAGGTAAGAAAGCCAATGGGAAGGTGGAAAAACTCTCCAAGTCCAGGACTAACCGTCCAAtcgctccagctccagctccaccGAAGCTGATTGCCATACCCAACACGACATATCCGACCAGCACAGCTGATGTTGCCCCCCCACAACAGTCGTCCCCGGTGGCTGCCATTGGCCTCACTAGTAAAAATCTTTCCTTAAAACCCATTAAACCAAAGCTTAGCATCGTAGTGGAGCCAAACCTCGTCAAAGCCACAATGGTCACGTGCAAAGAGAccaggaaaaaggaaaaacggAAGATAAAGGACAAACATAATAAAGAACCAGCAAACAGAACTCCCAATGGTGATAGTACTGTGATCAAAGTAGAAGACGTTGGAATTGGACTTAAAGGTGGCATTAAGGAAATATCCGGAAGTCTTCTGAAGGAGCACCTTAGCAAACAGGATGTAATGAACGGACTCTCAGAGAGCCAGGAGAGCAGGATGGCCAGCATCCGTGCAGAGGCTGATAAGGTCTACACTTTCACAGACAATGCCCCCAGTCCTTCTATCGGTGGTTCGTCGAGACTCGACTCAAGTCTAGCAGCAGACGGAGGCAGTAAGAACGACAGCCCTGCCTACTCCGATATCTCAGATGCCGGAGATGATGGAGGGTCTTCTGAGTGTCGCTCAGATGGACTCAGGTCCAAGTCCagctcctcgtcttcctccgAGGTGAGCTCCAATAGCAACTATGCTAACTCTAGTAAAACCCCTCCCACAGCTTTGAAGGAGCCCCAGTCCCCATACTACCATGGCTACGATCCCTACTACCTGCAAGGGTACATGCAGCCCGACAGGCAGAGCAGCGGGGCTGTTGCTTTCCATAAAATCTCTCCTCACGACAGCAAAGGGAAAGACAGGAAAGAGGACATTAAAGACGATGACAAAAATTCGTCCCACGAGTTCTCAGATCCTAAGAAAGGTGACGGGCCTCCTCAGTCTCAGCTCCAGCTGGCGATGAGTCAGACCCAGACGGCTCTGGCCCAGTCCCTGTACTATGGCCAGTACTCCAGAGGTCTGTACATGGACCAGAAACTTTTACTGGCTTCCAAATGCTGTGACCAGACCCTCACTGCCAAGCAAAGGGGACAAGGGTTGAGGGACACTGAGGATGTTAAACATATGGTTGGGGTTTCAGCCAGTGGGGTCTTGCTAGGTAAAGGCCCCGATGGTGCTAAAGGTTGCTGTGCCAAACCGGTTCTTTCCTATGTGGAGATGAGTGAAAGGGGAGAAAGGGGGCAGAGTCTGGGCGTAAAGGTGGTGCACAGTGGCATAGTGGACCAGCACCAGGTCTCAATGAAAGACTGTGATGACATCAAgtcaccctcctcttcctcctcttcttcatcccTCCACAATCCAAACAGTCAGACTGATCTGGACTCAAATGTTTCGTTTTCCAGT TCCCCAGACGGCCCCGCCTGGGCGCACCGCCTCGCGCTCAGCAAATATTCAGAGCTTCAGAGTCAGCACGGGGAGAATGTCGAGGAGGGGGAAGCGGGCAGTGGGAAGGAGTGGGGCGCTACCGTGGAGCCTGCTGGGGCCAAGATGACCTCAGGTGGCGTAGATGCTAAAAAACCCAGAGCTCACGGGCTCCAGGACTTCCCGCCCGTCACTGACACGGAGGATTCAGACCGACAGGAGGGGCTggaggaccaggaccaggaacCCACTGGAGGGCTGTCAGAGGAGTCTCACAGTACCAGGGCAGCAGTGTCTCCTCCCATGAACCCCCAGCAGCCCTACATCCAGTACCAGCACACCTCCTACTCTCCCTACCTGGCGATGTGTGAGGGCAGCGGGGGCTCCTACAGGGGAGTGTCCCCAACGCTGGTCCACAACTACCCAG GTTTCCACTATCCTCTGTATGGAAAGACGGCAGGCAGGGAGGAGGCGGAGGTGACTCCGCCCGGCAGAGGAGAACCGGCCAGCAACAAGCTGATCGGTGActcttcgtcctcctcctcctcttcctccgtggagctgctgcagcagcccAGCCACCATTTCCATGGAAAATCCCCTGCT CCTGGTGAGAAGGGTTCGCCTGAGGAAGACAGAGACATCGAGCGGGAGAGGAACCACTTGTCGTTTGCTCGACACCTCCACACACACCATCACACACACCTGG